TGCATGATCGCAGTTGAGCATCTGGTCAAGAAATACGGTGATCTTGTCGCCGTCCGGGATCTGAGCTTCACGGTCGAGAAAGGCTGCATCTGGGGCCTGCTCGGACCGAACGCGGCCGGCAAGACGACCACCATGCGCATCCTGACGGGCTTCCTCCCGGCCACAGACGGCAAGGCCTCGGTCGGCGGCTTCGACGTCTTCAGCCAAGCCGACAAGGTCAAGCGGATCCTCGGCTACTTGCCCGAGATCCTGCCGCTCTACCCGGACCAGACGGTGACTGAGTACCTCGGGTTCATCGCCGACCTCAAGAAGGTCCCGCCCGGCAAGAAAAAGGACGCCGTGGCCCGGGCCATCAAGGCCGCGGCGCTGGAGTCCGTTAAAGGCCGGCTGATCAAGAACATCTCGCGCGGGTTCAAGCAGCGGGTCGGCATCGCCCAGGCCTTGGTCCACGATCCCCAGGTCCTGATCCTGGACGAGCCGACGATCGGGCTCGACCCGGCCCAGATTCGCGAGATCAGGGGCCTCATCCAATCGCTCAAGGGCGAACGGACGATCATCCTCTCGACCCACATCCTGGCCGAGGTCACCCAGACCTGCGACGGGGTGGTCATCATCAACGAGGGCCGGCTGAAGGCCTCGGGCTCGCTGGCCGAGCTGACCGCCTCGGTCGAGCACAAGGACGGCGTCGCCCTCAAGCTCCGCCGGTCCGTGGACGAGGCGGCGGCCGCGTTGCGCGCCCTGCCTGGAGTGGAAATGGCGGCCCGCGAAGACGACGGCCTGCGGATCGAATGGAAGCCCGGCGCCGACCTCCGCGACGAGGTCGTCCGGCTGGTCGTGGAGAAGGGCTTCGGCCTGCTGGAGATGCGGCCGATCACCATGAACATCGAGGACCTCTACCTCAAGATCGTCTCCGGAGGGGTGGACCAATGAAAGCCGTCTGGGTCATCGCCAAGAAAGAGCTGCGGGCCTATTTCACCTCGCCCATCGCCTATGTCGTCATGACCGTCTTCCTGGTCCTGGTCGGGTTCTTCTTCTACAGCCTGATGTGGTGGTTCAACGCCCAGTCGATGCAGGCCGCCCAGAATCCCGCCTACGCCCAGCAGATGAACATCAACCAGATGGTCTTCGGACCGCTCTTCAACAACATGAGCATCATCCTGCTGTTGATGCTGCCGCTTCTGACCATGCGGCTCTTCGCCGAAGAGAAGAAGATCGGGACCGAGGAGCTGCTGATGACCTCGCCGATCACCGTGGGCCAGGTCATCGCCGGCAAGTTCCTGGCCTCCTTCCTCGTCCTGGCGGCCATGCTGGCCTTGACCGGCATCCTGGCCGTCTTCCCCTTCCTCTACGGCAACCCCGAGCTCCTCCCGATCCTCAACGGCTACCTGGGGCTCCTGCTGATGGGAGGGGCCTTCTTGGCCATCGGCATCTTCTTCTCCTCCTTGACCGAGAACCAGATCGTGGCCGCCATCCTGACTTTCGGGGCGCTGCTGCTGTTTTGGATCCTGAACTGGGCCTCAAGCTCGGCCGCCGGGTTCTGGAAGGACGTGCTCAACTACGTCTCCTTCTTCCAGCACTTCGACAACGCCACCCAGGGCATCCTGGACACGGCCGACCTCATCTATTACGCCAGCTTCGCCTTCTTCGGGCTGTTCCTGACCCATTCGGTCATCCAGTCCCGTCGCTGGAGATAAGCCATGGATAAGCTGAAAGCTCACCTCAATTCGATCGGCCTGGGGCTTTTCGGGCTGGCCTTGGTGGCCCTCAAGTTCTGGCCGCAGAGCGGGCTCCTGGCCGCGCTCCTGGCCGCCCTGGGCCTGGCCGCCCTGGTCGGGTATTTCGTCCTTCACGCAGGCGACCTCAAGCAGGGCCTCAAGCGGCGCGCCTTCCTCTACTCATCCAACTTGGCCCTGATGATCATTCTGACCCTGGCCATCCTGACCCTGATCAATTACATCGGCGCCCGCCACCACAAGCGCTTCGACTTCACCGAGGCCAAGGTCCACAGCCTGTCCGACCAGTCCATCACCGTGGCCAAGGCTCTCAAGCAGGACGTCCAGGTCAAGGCCTTCTTCCGCGAGGGCAACTACGGGCGGGCCCGCTTGGAGGACCTGCTCAAAATCTACGCCTATCACTCGCCGCGGGTGAAATACGAGTTCATCGACCCCGACAAGAATCCCGGCCTGGTCAAGCGATACGAAGTCACTCAGGACGGCACGGCCATCTTCGAGTCCGGCGACAAGGATACCCGCATCACCGAGACGACCGAAGAGGCCGTGACCAACGCCATGATCAAGGTGACCCGGGCCAAATCCAAGACTATTCTTTTCCTCGAGGGCCACGGCGAGAAATCGACCGAGGCAACCGACGAGAACGGGATCTCCTTCGCCAAAGACGAGCTGGCCAAGCTGGGCTACCAGGTCAAGAAACAGACCCTGGCCCGGCCCGAAGTCCTGACGGCGGGATGCGCCCTGCTCGTAGTGCCCGGACCGCAGAAGGACCTGGCGCCAGCCGAGCTCGACGCCATAGGGGCTTACCTCAAATCCGGCGGGCGCGTCCTTTTCCTCGTCGACCCCCAGGTGGCGCCCGGACTGCCTGCCTTCCTGGTCGGATTCGGGTTCAGGCTGGAGAACGACCTCCTTTTCGACCGCCCCTCGATCCTGGGAGGCGATTACCTGATGCCGGTCATGAGCGAGCTGGCCGAGCACGCCATCACCCGCAATTTCCGATACGCCACCGTCTACCCCCTGGCCCGCTCCGTCGACATCATCGAGCCCAAGCCCGAAGGCGTGGCGACATCCCAGGTCCTGGGCAAGACAAGCGACAACGCCTACGCCAAGAAGGGCTTCGCCCTGAAGCCCAAGATGACCCTGAAAGAGATCGCCTTCGACGCCAAGGCCGATCGCCGCGGCCCCATCCCCATCGCCGGACTGGCGACGCTCAAGCCCTCGACCGACGCGGCCGGGAAGGCCGGCCCGGAAGGCCGCTTAGTCGTTTTTGGCGACTCCGATTTCGCCGCCAACCGCTACTTCGACGCCTACGGCAACGGCAACCTGTTTCTTAACGCCGCCAACTGGCTGACCGAGGAGGCGGACCTCATCTCCATCCAGCCCAAGACCCAGAATCCCCGAACCCTTCAATTGACCCCGGGGCAGGGACGGACGATCTTCTGGTTCTCGGTAGTGCTTTTGCCGCTCTTCGTCCTTGCCTTCGGGCTGAGCATCTGGTTCCGCAGGAGGGCGCTGTGAAGCTCAAGACCACCGCAATCCTGGCTGTCGTCTTCGCCGGCCTTTTGGTCTTCGTCCTGTTCTTCGAGAAAAAGCCCCGGGAAGCGGGGGCCGGGCCCGAGGCCAAGCTCGTCTCGCTGGCCGCGGCCGACGTCGAATTCGTATCGCTGAAACAAGGCCCCGAGATCCTGTCCTTCCGCAAGAACGACAAGGGCGAGTGGATGATCGCCGAACCGATGGAGGCCAAAGCCGACACCGTCGAAGTCGAGGCCCTGGTCTCCGCCCTGGCGGACCTTCGGATCGAGCGGATCGTCGAGGCCGCTGGCGGCGATCCCAAGAAATACGACATCCCCCAGCGGGAGATCAGCCTGCGGGTCAAGGGCCAGGCCGAGCCGGTCAAGATCCTGCTCGGCCCCGAGAACAAGCTCGACGCCACTTTCTACGCCCAGAAGGTCGGCGACCCGCGCATCGTCTTGCTGCCCAGCACTCTCAAGACCCCATTGGACAAGAAGCTGTTCGATTTCCGGCAAAAAGACGTCTTCCGCTTCGAGGCCAAGGATGTGGCCGCGGTCAAGCTGCGGGCCAAGGATTCCCGCTGGGAGGCCCGCAAAACGGACGGCGAATGGTTCTTCACCTCTCCGCTCAAAGTCTTGGCTCGGGAAAGCCAGATGACGAGCCTCCTCGAGTCGCTGGCCGGCCTGCGGGCCAAGGAGTTCGCGGCCGAGGCCAAGACGCCGCAGGAGCTGAAAGCCCGCGGCCTGGAGGTCCCGGAGTACACGATCTCCTTAAGCCTGCCCGCGGAGAGCCGGGAGCTCGTCTTCTCCTTCCATAAAGCCGAAGACAAGACCTACGCCACGACCTCGCAGTCGACCAAGATCATCGTGCCCGAGGCCGACATCCTGTTCGATCTGGAGCGCAAGCCGGCCGACCTTCGCGAGAGCAAGGTCGCTGTCTTCGGCGCTTGGCAGGCCGACCAGCTCATGCTCAAAAAGGGCGGCTTGGCGATCACGGTCCACAAAGCCGCCAACGCCAATTGGTTCTTCGATCCGGCCGAGAAGGAGGAAGCGGACGGCTCCAAGGTCGAAACCTTCCTGCGCAAGATCGAGGGGCTCGAGGCGGCCGAGTATATCGACGCCCCCAAAGGCCCGGCCGAATACGGCCTGGACAATCCCGGGGCCGAGATCGCGATCCGGACCAAGGACACGGCATCGGAAAAGCCGGTCGAGAAGACGGTCCGCCTCGCCGTGGGCAAGGTCGACGCAGAGAAAAAACAGGCCGTCGTCAAGAACGCCCGCTTCGCCTGGCTGGTCAAGGCCGACGCCTCGTTCCTGGACGAGTTCCCAAAGGAAAAGAAGGATTGGGCGGCGCTGCCGCCCGCCGCGCCGGAGAAGAAATAGGACTTCATACCCATGAACCTGCTTCGTCATCGCCTCGCGACTGCGGCGCTTCTGTTGCCGCTGGCGTTCGCCGTTCCTCGGGCCGCGGCTCAGGATAGCAGCCTGCCCCGGCTTGAATTCTTCATCCGCGGCTCGCTCGCGCCTGCCGGGACCGGGACCACCATCGAACACGGCTACGATCCCCATCCGGGATACGCCATCCCCGGCTCGTATGCCCGACAAACGCTTCGGTTCGACCCCCTGTCCGGATCGGGATTCGTCGCCGGCGTGACGGGCTTTTTCGGCCGGACCATCGGCTTGCGGCTTTCCGTCGGCTATGACCACAGCCCGATCGGCGGCGCCAATACGCCCTTTGAGATGGTCTATAAATACACCTCCTGGACGCCTTGGTCCGGATATGTCGACGGGACCTATACGGTCAATCAAGCCTGGCCGGAAACCGCCGGCGCGCTCCAAAGAGCTGCGGCCGGCTTGGAGCTCGTCGTCCGCCTCCCCTTGGGTCCGGGCATACGCTTGAATCTGACCGGCGGCCCGCTGCTTTCCCTGTCCGGCGGAGACATCCAATCCCTGGGCTATACCGATCTTTATTACGAGCGGTACGGAGCCTTGTTCTTCCACAGCTATTTCGTCCGGCTCCGACTCCCGGCCCGGGTTCGTCTAGGCCTCACCGGAGGAGCGGAGCTGGCCGTCCGCTTTGGCCGGCACCTATCGCTCATCCTGAACGCCACGGTCCGCAGCGGTTCCTATGAAGGCATCCCCGAGATAACGGCCGCTTACGATTCGAACGGGCTACAGACCGCGGCGGCGGACATCCTCAGCCGCATAAAAGCCCGCATCGTCCCCCAGGCGGTCGTCCTCACGCCCTCGCCTTTTCTCTTCGGGGCCGGATTCGCTATCGTCTTGTGACGATCGGCGGCCTCGCGATCAGAACGAGACGCGCAGGCCGATCTTGAGAAAGAAGCCGGAGAGATCGATCACGGCATCGTGGACGACGGTGATTACGCCGCCGCTCCAGCCGCCGGGCAGGTTGAATCGCTTGTACGTGGTCTGCAAATAATCGACGTATTCCTCGAAATAGAGAAGCGTGAAGTCGCGGGCGCCCTGCGGCTCGCCGTAATAGGTCTCCTCGTAGCGGCCGGTGAAGCCCGACAGCTTGGCCCTCCGGTAGCCCGCGTCCAAGATCAGGCCGAGCCGGCCGAAGACAGCCCAATCCAACGCCACGCCCGCCGTCCAGCCCAGGTTGAAGGCATGGGTGTCGGCCGTCCAGGCTTGAATCTGGTCGGATCCGCCGACGGCGTACGTTTCCGTCCGCGTTCCCGCGTCTTCGAAGGACGACCAATAGCCGTCCAGCCCGGCGTGCGGCCTGAGGCTGAGTTTGCCGGTCAGGGGAATGACATAAGTCAGGCCGAGCCGCGCGACGACGGCCCGGACCCGGTCGTCGCGCGTAAACTCTTCGGTCACCGTCCCCCACTCCACGGCGAAGAGGTTGCCTTCGCTCGAAGCGCCGAGGAGGCCCGCGGAAGCGGACACGATCAGGCCCGAGCGCAGGGGGATGTCGACGGTCAGCTCGAACTCCTGCGCCCAGCGGATGGTCCGGGTCGTCTCGCGGGAGATCCCGACGCCCACGATGGCGTCGTAGGAACGGGGGAAATCGAGCATAAAATCGTTGTACTCCCGGGGCGCGACGAGCGACCAGCCGTTCGACACGCGGAGGGAGATGCGCTCGGCGCCGGCCGCGGCCGGCGGGGCGGCAACCAGGCAGGCGAGCGCGGCGATGAGGAGCCACGGGCGGCAGGGGAATTTCGGCATTGACCTTTCCTTGATCCATCGGCATTATAATTGCTCGACGCAAGGAAGACAATGAAGAAAGCCGTTCTCCTCCTTCTCCTTGGGGCCGCCCTGGCCCCGGCTTCTCTGCCCGCAGCCACGGAAACGCAGACGCGGCGAGCCCGTTTCTTTCTGACCGCGGGCTTCGGCCTGCCCGGCGGCGGGGCCGACTACTCTTTTTCCTATGATCCGCATCCCGGCTACGACATCCCCGGCTCCACGGCCGGTCAGACGCTGCGGGTGGAGCCGGCCCTCGGGCCTTCCCTGGAAGCGGGCTTCTTCCTTCCGCTCGGCCGCGCCTTCGGCCTCCGGTTGAGCTACGCTTGGGACCGATCGCCCTTGGGCGGAGAAAACGGCCCCTATGCGATGCTCTTCAAATACACCAACTGGTGGCCGCTCCTCGATCCCGTCCGGACGTCGCTTACGAAAACCACGGCCTGGGCTCCGACCTTCGGCTCCCGGCAGGACGTGTCGATCGGGCTGGAGGTGTCTCTACGCTGGCCGATCGCGCGAGGCGTCGATCTTTCGTTTCTGGCCGGGCCCCGGCTTTTCTTCGCCTCCGGAAGTACGGGCGCCCTCGGCTACACCGAATACATGGGCAGCAGCCACGGCGCGCAGTTCTTCCGCGAGTATCTCCTGCGGCTGGATCTCCCGCCCCAGACCCGAATCGGCTGGACGGCCGGTGTGGAAGCCGAAGTGCGGCTTTCGACCGCGCTCTCGCTTCTTCTGCGGGCGGGATTCGCCTCCGCCGGCGCCTACGAAGCCGTGCCGGAGATCGCAGCGGCCGACGAGTATTATGGGCTGATCCCGGCCGACGAGCAGACGCTCGCCGCCATCCGCCGGGCCGTGGCCCTTCCCGCCTTGACCCTCCCGCTAGGGCGTTTCGAGCTGGCCTGCGGCCTCGCCTTAGGCCTTTGACATGGCTGCGGCTGAGCAGGGATTCGTCCGCGGGCTCCTCGGCTGGTATGGCCGCAACAAGCGCGACCTGCCTTGGCGCGGCGCTACGGACCCCTATGCCGTCTGGGTTTCCGAGATCATGCTTCAGCAGACGACGGTCGGCGCCGTTATCCCCTATTACCAGCGCTGGCTCAAGAGATTCCCGGACATCGAATCTCTGGCCCGGGCGCCTTTGAGCCGAATCCTGAAAGCCTGGCAAGGATTGGGCTATTACCAGCGGGCCCGCAATCTCCGCGCCGCCGCCAAGATTGTGGTCGAGCGCCACGGGGGACGCCTTCCGGAAACCGAGGCGGATCTTCGGGCCCTGCCCGGATTCGGCCAATACACGACCGCCGCTGTGGCCAGCATCGCTTTCGGCCGCCGGATTCCCCTGGTCGACGCCAATGTCCGCCGCGTCCTGATGCGGATCTTCGAGCTGGCGGGGTCCGCCGCGGCCCGCAACGATCCCGCCCTGCTCGAGCGTCTGGCGCCGCTCGTCCCGGCCCGGCGGCCCGGCGACTTCAATCAGGCTTTGATGGAGCTGGGCGCCCTGATCTGCCGTCCGATGAATCCGGCCTGCCTGCGCTGCCCGGTCCGACTCGATTGCCTGGCCTTCGCCGCCGGCCGGCAGGAAGTCATCCCGGCGCCCGTCCGGCGCAGCACCAGAAAGCTCACGGCGGTAGTTGGAATCATCGAGCGGGACGGCAGGATCCTCATCCAACAGAGGCCGTCCGAGGGGCTCTTGGGGGGGCTCTGGGAATTTCCCGGCGGCAAGGTGCGCCCGGGCGAATCGCTTCCGGCCGCCCTGGCCCGCGAGCTCGCGGAGGAGATCGGGGCCGGGCCAAAGGCGGTCCGGCCGTTCATGACGGTCGACCACTCTTACACTCGGTTTCGGGTGACCCTCCACGCGTTCACATGCGGCTTGCGGACCGATCCGGCGCCCGATCGGAGCTGGCGATGGGTCCGGCCGGCCGATCTGCGGAAATACCCGGTCCCCTCCGGCAGCGCCCGCATCGTGGAAAAGATTATCGAGAGCCGGCGGTCCGGCCCAGCTCGTCGAGCTCGGCCAGCCGGAACCGGACGCTCAGAATGAACGGCTCCTCATCCGGCCGCCAGTGGCCGTAGGTCGTAGCGACAAAAGTGCCGTCGGGCAGAATCTCGACGCCGGGATAAGCGCAGTCGGCCAAGACGAGGTTGTCTTTCAACCGGACAAGGTATTGGCCGGGACGGCCGGCGACGAGATCGTCGAAGGTCCCGACCCAGGCCGCCCAATCGCCTTCGTAGGGAGAGGTCTTGCCTTGGGGCGAGATGGACCGGAAGGACACGACCAGCCGCCCGTCCGGCGCATACTTGCCGGTGTGCCGGTCGCCGTTTAAAGCGTCGGGCAGGTCGCGCGGCGCGCTCCAAGTCCTGCCTTCGTCTTCCGAGAAGATGATCTGGGAGTTCCGGCGCCGCAGATTCTCCCGCAGCAGAACGGCCAGCCGCTTCCCGTCCGGGGAACGGACCAAGCCGGGCTCGCAAAGATGGATTTCGCTCGAACGGAAGATCGTCTCCGGCCGCGACCAGGACAGGCCGCCGTCTTCGGAAAAGGTCTTGAGCAGGGTCATGACGGGCGGCTTCTCGACGGCCGCCTCCTTGGCCAGGAATCGTCCATCATCGTGGAAGAGGGCCATATAGCGCCCGCGCTGGGGCCCAACGGCCGCAACACTGCCCATGACGACGATGCCGCCCCACTCGCCGATCGGCGCCAGCTCGGACCAGGTCCGGCCGTCGTCCTCCGAACGGGCCATCCGAGCGGGATAGAGGCCCGAGAACAGGATCAGACGCCTGGCCCCGTCGGGCCGGACGACACGGTGAATCGTGGGTGTTTCCAGGCTCGTCGCCCAGCTATCCGGCGTGGGTTGGCGGTCGCTCCAGGTCCGGCCGCCGTCGAAGCTCTTTTTGTAGACGATCGGACCTTTGCCGTGCCCCTTAGGGTAGACGCAGAGGATGGTCCGCCCATCCTCGAGGAGGCAGGTCGTGGGATGCCCGAGATACTGGCCTTTTTCGATGTCCACCACGACCTGGCGGCTGGCGTCCTTGTCAAGATCGATCAGACGGACGGACGCCTCAGGCCGGCCAGCGGCGCCGCCCCCGGCCGCCGCGACGAACATCGCCAGCAGCGCGGCGCCCGTCAACCTAAACCGCGCCGTTCGCCCGCTCATGGGGGCGGTTATTTCTTGATCAGGCGGGTCGTTCCGCCAGTCTCCCCCGTCATGCCGATGCTCATGTTGGCGGGGGCGCCGACTTCGATGTTGCCGTTCAGGCTGCCTTTATTTTCGGACTTGACGTAAACGCCTTCCTTGACCGCAAAGTACCAGGTGCTCTGGCCAACGGACTTGATGGCCAGGGTCAGGCTCATGCCCTGCTGTTCGAGGGTGCCCCCGATGGTACCGGTCGAGGAGACCTTGATGCGGGCGCACTCATAGCCGTCCACCGTCTCGAACCCATCCAGGGTATTGGTGTGGACCACATGCATCGTGGTCTCGCCGGCGCCTTCCTGCTGGACGACCGTGTCCTCGCTCGGCCAGGTGTCGCCGACCTTGACCGGCTTGTCGGGCAGATCGGGGAAGAAAGCCTGGAACGACGAGCTCACATCGCGCTGGCCGCCGTTCGGGGAGTCGAACTTGAGCGCCTTGGCCCCGGCGACGTCGATCTCCTTGCCCAGCGGGGAAAGGATCATGGCGAAGCCCTTGCCGATGGTCGGGGTCATGTCGGGGGACATGGGACCCTGCGGCGACTGGACGTCGGACTTGGCGGCGTCGATGACGACGCCGATTTCGAAGTCCTGGCCCTTGGCGCCCTTGGGCGTGAGGGTGAAGTCCAGGCTGGAAGTGACGGTCGTCGTCATGGTCTGGCCCATGATGTCCATGGCCTGGGTCTGGCTGCCCGTCTCCTGGTAGGAGAGGATCTTCCCGGACGCGAATTGATAGGCCAGGGTCACGGGCCCCTGGGCGGCCGGCTTGTCCGCGGCCAGCGCCGCCAGGGCGAAGACGGCCAGGATCAAGACCAGGAATTTTGCGTTTTTCATGAGTTACCTCCTAATGATTGCTGAAAGAACCCGCATAGTATAACGCCCTCAGCCGGTGAATCACAAGTGTCGGCCGCCGCGGGCCTTGACGGCTTGGCGGGAATAAGTTATTCAGGTGGGTTGCAATCCGCCATGAATGACCCCGGGCTGAATATAGAATACCAGTTCGCCGACTACGGCACACCCTTTGAGACCACACCCGGCCGGGTCGTCGTCGACGTGGGCATGCGCTTGGCCCCCGGCGTGCTCGACCACCACCATCCCGAGGCCGAAGCCGAATGCGCCGCCTCGCTCGTCGTCAAGCATCCCGAGCTCGTCCTCGATCACATCCGCCCCGGAGGGCGCGAGCCGGAGGGGACGCTGACCTTCGTTACCCACAAGCTGCCTGATTTCGACGCCCTGGCCGCTATCTTCCTGGCCCGCCGGCTGATCGAGCGAGGCGAGATCGACCCGGCCATGCGGGCGCT
This genomic interval from Candidatus Aminicenantes bacterium contains the following:
- a CDS encoding sialidase family protein; this encodes MSGRTARFRLTGAALLAMFVAAAGGGAAGRPEASVRLIDLDKDASRQVVVDIEKGQYLGHPTTCLLEDGRTILCVYPKGHGKGPIVYKKSFDGGRTWSDRQPTPDSWATSLETPTIHRVVRPDGARRLILFSGLYPARMARSEDDGRTWSELAPIGEWGGIVVMGSVAAVGPQRGRYMALFHDDGRFLAKEAAVEKPPVMTLLKTFSEDGGLSWSRPETIFRSSEIHLCEPGLVRSPDGKRLAVLLRENLRRRNSQIIFSEDEGRTWSAPRDLPDALNGDRHTGKYAPDGRLVVSFRSISPQGKTSPYEGDWAAWVGTFDDLVAGRPGQYLVRLKDNLVLADCAYPGVEILPDGTFVATTYGHWRPDEEPFILSVRFRLAELDELGRTAGSR
- a CDS encoding Gldg family protein, whose protein sequence is MDKLKAHLNSIGLGLFGLALVALKFWPQSGLLAALLAALGLAALVGYFVLHAGDLKQGLKRRAFLYSSNLALMIILTLAILTLINYIGARHHKRFDFTEAKVHSLSDQSITVAKALKQDVQVKAFFREGNYGRARLEDLLKIYAYHSPRVKYEFIDPDKNPGLVKRYEVTQDGTAIFESGDKDTRITETTEEAVTNAMIKVTRAKSKTILFLEGHGEKSTEATDENGISFAKDELAKLGYQVKKQTLARPEVLTAGCALLVVPGPQKDLAPAELDAIGAYLKSGGRVLFLVDPQVAPGLPAFLVGFGFRLENDLLFDRPSILGGDYLMPVMSELAEHAITRNFRYATVYPLARSVDIIEPKPEGVATSQVLGKTSDNAYAKKGFALKPKMTLKEIAFDAKADRRGPIPIAGLATLKPSTDAAGKAGPEGRLVVFGDSDFAANRYFDAYGNGNLFLNAANWLTEEADLISIQPKTQNPRTLQLTPGQGRTIFWFSVVLLPLFVLAFGLSIWFRRRAL
- a CDS encoding DUF4340 domain-containing protein → MKLKTTAILAVVFAGLLVFVLFFEKKPREAGAGPEAKLVSLAAADVEFVSLKQGPEILSFRKNDKGEWMIAEPMEAKADTVEVEALVSALADLRIERIVEAAGGDPKKYDIPQREISLRVKGQAEPVKILLGPENKLDATFYAQKVGDPRIVLLPSTLKTPLDKKLFDFRQKDVFRFEAKDVAAVKLRAKDSRWEARKTDGEWFFTSPLKVLARESQMTSLLESLAGLRAKEFAAEAKTPQELKARGLEVPEYTISLSLPAESRELVFSFHKAEDKTYATTSQSTKIIVPEADILFDLERKPADLRESKVAVFGAWQADQLMLKKGGLAITVHKAANANWFFDPAEKEEADGSKVETFLRKIEGLEAAEYIDAPKGPAEYGLDNPGAEIAIRTKDTASEKPVEKTVRLAVGKVDAEKKQAVVKNARFAWLVKADASFLDEFPKEKKDWAALPPAAPEKK
- a CDS encoding ABC transporter permease; this translates as MKAVWVIAKKELRAYFTSPIAYVVMTVFLVLVGFFFYSLMWWFNAQSMQAAQNPAYAQQMNINQMVFGPLFNNMSIILLLMLPLLTMRLFAEEKKIGTEELLMTSPITVGQVIAGKFLASFLVLAAMLALTGILAVFPFLYGNPELLPILNGYLGLLLMGGAFLAIGIFFSSLTENQIVAAILTFGALLLFWILNWASSSAAGFWKDVLNYVSFFQHFDNATQGILDTADLIYYASFAFFGLFLTHSVIQSRRWR
- a CDS encoding ABC transporter ATP-binding protein encodes the protein CMIAVEHLVKKYGDLVAVRDLSFTVEKGCIWGLLGPNAAGKTTTMRILTGFLPATDGKASVGGFDVFSQADKVKRILGYLPEILPLYPDQTVTEYLGFIADLKKVPPGKKKDAVARAIKAAALESVKGRLIKNISRGFKQRVGIAQALVHDPQVLILDEPTIGLDPAQIREIRGLIQSLKGERTIILSTHILAEVTQTCDGVVIINEGRLKASGSLAELTASVEHKDGVALKLRRSVDEAAAALRALPGVEMAAREDDGLRIEWKPGADLRDEVVRLVVEKGFGLLEMRPITMNIEDLYLKIVSGGVDQ
- the mutY gene encoding A/G-specific adenine glycosylase, which translates into the protein MAAAEQGFVRGLLGWYGRNKRDLPWRGATDPYAVWVSEIMLQQTTVGAVIPYYQRWLKRFPDIESLARAPLSRILKAWQGLGYYQRARNLRAAAKIVVERHGGRLPETEADLRALPGFGQYTTAAVASIAFGRRIPLVDANVRRVLMRIFELAGSAAARNDPALLERLAPLVPARRPGDFNQALMELGALICRPMNPACLRCPVRLDCLAFAAGRQEVIPAPVRRSTRKLTAVVGIIERDGRILIQQRPSEGLLGGLWEFPGGKVRPGESLPAALARELAEEIGAGPKAVRPFMTVDHSYTRFRVTLHAFTCGLRTDPAPDRSWRWVRPADLRKYPVPSGSARIVEKIIESRRSGPARRARPAGTGRSE